One window of the Gymnogyps californianus isolate 813 chromosome 13, ASM1813914v2, whole genome shotgun sequence genome contains the following:
- the LOC127021679 gene encoding uncharacterized protein CFAP92-like encodes MAKQKQKNSEAVEEEEVEEDDKEEMTALNTVCSESIFGTENLEVLGGGGHLTPEGESSRLLPSEKSSVELDGSHTVTCSFTVSLAVPALPTEQEQKKSNPPNTQGKRIQVAESGAIPKTQRCYHIEYFLLPDDLMPRKLDLVVFGVVAKLFTESNSKAITPWFENDKMWISWNHSVDIDVTNEYLIKLRDHKIILKIWDTKDKVSSKAKLSKPNIISSLDGDAEAVGGVKHAVLLQRKFFEENQPAPSCTKIKAAKESKAQEESSALPVEAEETDLNGLATSNCGLPHPSRTDDLCTVRSVIFAKNRFLDKAQLLKQKAVAGPSVSSTSKETEKTNVI; translated from the exons atggcaaagcaaaagcagaagaattcagaggcagtggaagaagaggaggtggaggaagatgATAAAGAAGAGATGACAGCCTTGAACACAGTCtgctctgaaagcatttttggaACTGAAAACCTAGAGGTGCTTGGGGGTGGTGGACATCTGACCCCGGAGGGTGAAAGCAGCAGGCTCCTCCCGTCTGAAAAGAGTTCCGTGGAACTGGATGGCTCCCATACTGTGACCTGCTCATTCACAGTCTCACTagctgtccctgccctgcctaCGG aacaagagcagaagaaatccAATCCCCCTAATACACAAGGAAAGAGAATTCAAGTTGCTGAATCGGGAGCTATTCCAAAAACGCAACGTTGCTATCACATTGAGTACTTCCTTCTACCAGATGACCTCATGCCTAGAAAACTGGATTTGGTGGTGTTTGGGGTGGTTGCAAAGCTATTTACAGAATCTAATTCCAAG gCTATTACACCATGGTTTGAAAATGACAAGATGTGGATATCATGGAACCATAGTGTTGATATCGATGTCACTAATGAGTATCTAATAAAACTAAGagatcacaaaataattttaaaaatctgggaTACCAAGGACAAAGTTTCCTCAAAAGCGAAACTTAGTAAAccaaatattatttcttcactAGACGGGGATGCAGAGGCTGTTG gTGGGGTAAAACATGCAGTGctattgcaaagaaaattctttgaaGAGAATCAGCCAGCACCCAGCTgtacaaaaatcaaagcagcaaaggaaTCCAAGGCACAGGAGGAGTCTTCAGCCCTTCCTGTTGAAG CAGAAGAAACTGATCTGAATGGATTAGCAACATCTAATTGTGGTTTGCCACATCCATCAAGGACAGATGACTTATGTACAGTGAG aagtgtgATATTTgcaaaaaacagatttctggaTAAGGCCCaacttctga